One region of Gemmatimonadaceae bacterium genomic DNA includes:
- a CDS encoding DUF2029 domain-containing protein → MLTGPLSDQDPRRVPVTVERRAARIAGFVLLISAVIFAALVSRTPRQHGDWGTQDFIEYWAANQVVAAHGNPYDAVQMLAVEQASGRTDSIPFMMWNPPWLLVLMQRVLRLPFPSAAAAWIGVNIIMNTVACVLIVSGYRRSRLSAPDIVPAVLASLLSVPMVMTIQLGQVSLLLLLAVALLYWAMRARRDLIAGLALAMLSVKPHLFLLVVVLVAIEVVRARRWRLVVGAVAGISALLIAVLLRASSLMSNWTHGLSEPPAGAPAASTWRTPNLPNVIRELLAQWTGHGPSWPLTVIPLVAAVLCAIWLWRRPHAHALDELLPSVLCLSVIAAPFGWTFDHVVLAVPQIIILVRAFAEVNSVARRWMLIGAVTTCHLGLVVQSQTTGTDYFGFWWFPPAVLGIWVFSSRFISLAARVDFPSR, encoded by the coding sequence GTGCTTACCGGACCTCTGTCAGATCAGGACCCGCGTCGCGTGCCCGTGACGGTCGAACGTCGCGCCGCACGCATCGCGGGTTTCGTCCTGTTGATCAGCGCGGTGATATTCGCCGCGCTCGTCAGCAGGACCCCACGGCAGCATGGCGACTGGGGCACACAGGATTTCATCGAGTACTGGGCAGCCAATCAGGTGGTGGCCGCTCATGGAAATCCCTACGACGCGGTGCAGATGCTGGCGGTCGAACAGGCCTCAGGTCGCACCGACAGCATCCCGTTTATGATGTGGAACCCGCCATGGCTGCTGGTGCTCATGCAGCGGGTGCTCCGCCTCCCGTTTCCATCTGCCGCCGCCGCGTGGATTGGCGTGAACATCATCATGAACACCGTGGCGTGTGTGCTGATCGTGTCCGGCTACCGGCGATCACGACTCTCCGCGCCCGACATCGTCCCGGCGGTGCTGGCCAGTCTGCTCTCGGTTCCGATGGTGATGACCATCCAGCTGGGGCAGGTCAGCCTGCTGCTGCTGCTCGCGGTCGCACTTTTATACTGGGCCATGCGCGCCCGTCGCGACCTCATCGCCGGCCTGGCGCTGGCCATGCTTTCCGTGAAACCACACCTGTTTCTGCTGGTGGTGGTGCTGGTCGCCATCGAGGTGGTACGCGCCAGGCGATGGCGTCTGGTCGTTGGCGCTGTCGCCGGGATATCGGCCCTGCTGATTGCCGTGCTGCTTCGCGCATCGTCCCTGATGTCGAACTGGACGCATGGTCTGTCCGAACCACCCGCTGGCGCCCCAGCGGCCAGCACCTGGCGCACGCCGAACCTACCGAACGTCATTCGCGAACTCCTCGCGCAGTGGACCGGACACGGACCGTCCTGGCCCCTCACCGTCATTCCGTTGGTCGCCGCCGTGCTATGTGCGATCTGGTTGTGGCGGCGACCTCACGCACACGCCTTGGACGAGTTGTTGCCGTCGGTGTTGTGCCTGTCCGTGATTGCTGCGCCATTTGGCTGGACCTTCGACCACGTGGTGCTGGCGGTGCCTCAGATCATCATCCTCGTCCGCGCGTTTGCTGAAGTGAACTCGGTAGCGCGACGATGGATGCTCATCGGTGCGGTGACCACGTGTCACCTCGGCCTCGTGGTGCAGTCGCAGACCACAGGAACCGACTATTTCGGGTTCTGGTGGTTTCCACCGGCAGTGCTGGGAATCTGGGTGTTTTCGTCAAGGTTCATCTCGCTTGCGGCGCGAGTGGATTTCCCCTCGCGTTAG